Proteins from a genomic interval of Sporolactobacillus sp. Y61:
- a CDS encoding PH domain-containing protein yields MRIKHLDRKVIHIWRQRAGITNLIFWVLIAGLIFATFFFHWPYFIHFISGGLVLLTLLHLIIFVYVVPPIRYRTYFYAIRQQDLLIQEGVFIISQTVIPLSRVQNVETEQGPLLRKHGLTAVSITTAADTHGIPALNEAEAVSLRDQISELIKENAAYEV; encoded by the coding sequence TTGAGAATAAAACATCTCGATCGTAAAGTCATCCATATCTGGCGCCAGCGCGCCGGAATCACCAATCTTATTTTCTGGGTGCTTATTGCCGGACTGATTTTCGCCACGTTCTTCTTCCACTGGCCTTATTTTATTCATTTCATCAGCGGTGGACTTGTCCTGCTGACCCTGCTGCATCTGATCATCTTTGTCTATGTGGTTCCGCCGATCCGTTACCGTACATATTTCTATGCCATCCGGCAGCAGGATCTTTTGATTCAGGAGGGCGTTTTCATCATCAGTCAGACCGTGATCCCCTTATCCCGCGTGCAGAATGTTGAAACCGAACAGGGACCGTTGTTGCGCAAACACGGTCTGACCGCTGTTTCGATTACAACAGCGGCTGATACGCACGGGATTCCTGCACTGAATGAAGCCGAGGCTGTTTCGCTGCGTGATCAGATATCTGAACTGATCAAGGAGAATGCTGCCTATGAAGTCTGA
- a CDS encoding helix-turn-helix transcriptional regulator — MAIIIHIDVMLAKRKMSVTELSERVGVTMANLSILKNGRAKAIRFSTLEGICEALDCQPGDILEYTRDKGEEDGRHVSHHESQK; from the coding sequence ATGGCGATTATCATTCATATTGATGTCATGCTGGCTAAAAGAAAAATGAGTGTTACAGAACTTTCAGAAAGAGTCGGGGTCACCATGGCTAATCTTTCCATATTGAAAAATGGAAGAGCAAAAGCCATCCGCTTCTCTACTTTAGAGGGCATTTGTGAGGCATTAGACTGTCAGCCCGGAGATATTCTGGAATACACCCGTGACAAAGGAGAAGAAGATGGCAGGCATGTAAGTCATCACGAAAGTCAGAAATAG
- a CDS encoding DUF2975 domain-containing protein — MRRETVFLRFSVLFMGLPVLALCIFVLPDIAGFFAELNPDFAYFQYPFLIGLYITAIVFFAALYETLKLLRYIDKNQAFSQLSVTSLKHIKYCALIIGGLYVLFMPLIYLMAEADDAPGMILIGTGIIFGCLVVSVFAAVLQKLLKSAIDMKNEIDLTV; from the coding sequence ATGAGACGGGAAACTGTTTTTTTGCGATTTTCAGTCCTTTTTATGGGGCTTCCTGTTCTGGCTCTGTGTATCTTTGTGTTGCCTGATATCGCCGGATTTTTTGCAGAATTGAATCCGGATTTTGCTTATTTTCAATATCCTTTTTTAATCGGCTTATATATCACGGCAATTGTTTTTTTCGCTGCCCTGTACGAGACGCTGAAGCTTTTACGTTATATTGATAAAAATCAGGCGTTTTCTCAGTTGTCTGTTACATCACTCAAACATATTAAATACTGTGCCCTGATCATCGGCGGCTTATATGTGTTATTTATGCCGCTCATTTATCTCATGGCCGAAGCAGACGACGCACCGGGCATGATCCTCATCGGCACGGGCATCATTTTCGGCTGCCTGGTGGTTTCGGTCTTTGCTGCCGTCCTGCAGAAGCTTTTAAAGAGTGCCATAGATATGAAAAATGAAATCGATTTAACGGTCTGA
- a CDS encoding MFS transporter, whose translation MRQFTIASCALYFLTGLTAISIGSVMPQLLTYYHVSFTVGGQLIFVGAMGCLAGVLVSSWLNNHFPPRPLLIFSTLLIAAAQFSILLLPPLPVFMTLYFLNSAGSSMISIVVATLFIEVFSGRQAVAMSYLEVSFGLGALTMPVLASLFIALDIWRYLFIITVLFALILAGIWTHIQISNNAQDPGTSGPQDASGAPDTRPLSSGRKWAILGLFAFIVFVYGGLEGSLNNFMSSIFIDYLGAVAYTASISVGIFWCAMVIGRALTGVIIRKVTYNRYLLMNICGAIISLVLFILMKNLIFGFIFVATLGLMLSGIYSITLVYANYSIPNSVHLVTPIISGLSGLGAAVFPAVTGFSIDHSGMMTTLWYLVGMAISYLTMLLVIDQIRRRRTFKVFFPHHLLRPAFASRRMRMK comes from the coding sequence GTGCGACAATTCACCATTGCTTCATGTGCGCTGTATTTTCTAACTGGTCTGACTGCTATTTCTATTGGATCTGTGATGCCGCAGTTACTGACTTACTATCATGTCTCTTTCACGGTAGGCGGTCAGCTGATTTTTGTCGGGGCCATGGGTTGTCTCGCCGGTGTTCTGGTATCCTCCTGGCTGAATAATCATTTTCCGCCCAGGCCGCTATTAATCTTTTCTACACTGCTTATTGCTGCAGCACAGTTCAGTATCCTGCTGCTTCCGCCCCTTCCGGTATTCATGACGCTTTACTTTTTGAACAGTGCCGGATCATCCATGATTAGTATTGTCGTTGCTACGCTGTTTATTGAGGTTTTTTCCGGCAGACAGGCCGTTGCGATGAGTTATCTGGAAGTCTCGTTCGGACTGGGTGCTTTGACCATGCCTGTCCTGGCCTCACTTTTTATTGCACTTGACATCTGGCGTTATCTTTTTATTATAACAGTCCTTTTCGCCCTGATTCTGGCCGGTATCTGGACGCACATTCAGATTTCGAACAACGCGCAGGATCCGGGGACTTCCGGACCACAGGATGCATCCGGAGCACCGGACACCCGGCCGTTATCCTCCGGCCGGAAGTGGGCCATCCTTGGCCTGTTTGCCTTTATCGTTTTTGTGTACGGTGGACTTGAGGGCAGTCTGAATAACTTTATGTCTTCGATTTTTATTGATTATCTCGGAGCCGTTGCCTATACCGCTTCAATAAGTGTCGGTATTTTCTGGTGCGCGATGGTCATCGGCCGGGCACTGACCGGTGTAATCATCCGCAAGGTGACGTACAATCGTTATCTACTGATGAATATCTGCGGGGCCATTATCTCGCTTGTTCTCTTTATCCTGATGAAAAATCTGATTTTCGGTTTCATCTTTGTTGCCACACTGGGACTGATGCTTTCGGGTATCTATTCAATCACCCTGGTCTATGCCAATTATTCCATCCCGAACAGTGTCCATCTCGTGACGCCCATTATCTCCGGTCTTTCCGGACTGGGCGCGGCCGTCTTCCCGGCTGTCACCGGATTCTCCATTGATCACTCGGGAATGATGACAACGCTGTGGTATCTCGTGGGTATGGCCATCAGCTATCTGACCATGCTGCTGGTGATCGATCAGATTCGTCGCCGCAGGACGTTTAAAGTGTTCTTTCCGCACCATCTGCTGCGTCCGGCATTCGCCTCGCGCAGGATGCGTATGAAATAA
- a CDS encoding branched-chain amino acid aminotransferase has protein sequence MGQQITFQKADQLKVKPEPDNLGFGQYFTDYMFEMDYAADKGWYNPRIVPYGPVKLDPAATIFHYGQEVFEGLKAYRAEDGRVFLFRPDRNMKRMNQSCARLDIPEIDEKFVIQAIKKLVALEADWIPVKPGQSLYIRPFIIGTEPFLGVHPSGTYKLFIILSPVGSYFNHSIDPVRIYVEDEYVRAVRGGVGFAKTSGNYAASLKAQSKAEELGFDQVLWLDGVEHKYIEEVGSMNIFFRIGGEVWTPELNGSILPGVTRDSVLRLLKEWDIPVRERKISVKKLFKKAEKQQLKEVFGTGTAAVISPVGFLKWEDRVIKVSDGKTGKLSKKLYDALTGIQTGRLKDKFGWTQEVKIREEEKKEPEETKEPVTE, from the coding sequence ATGGGGCAGCAGATCACTTTTCAGAAGGCGGATCAGCTGAAAGTCAAGCCTGAACCGGACAATCTTGGATTCGGGCAGTATTTTACAGATTATATGTTTGAAATGGATTATGCGGCGGACAAAGGCTGGTATAATCCGCGGATTGTGCCGTACGGACCGGTTAAACTGGATCCGGCAGCCACTATTTTCCACTACGGACAGGAAGTGTTTGAAGGGCTGAAGGCGTACAGAGCGGAGGACGGCCGGGTCTTTCTTTTCCGGCCGGACAGGAACATGAAGCGGATGAATCAATCCTGCGCGCGGCTCGATATACCCGAGATTGACGAAAAATTTGTGATTCAGGCGATCAAAAAACTCGTTGCCCTTGAAGCTGACTGGATTCCGGTTAAACCCGGACAATCGTTGTACATCCGGCCGTTTATTATCGGTACAGAACCCTTCCTGGGTGTCCATCCCTCGGGCACCTACAAATTATTCATCATCCTTTCTCCTGTTGGTTCCTACTTTAACCATTCCATTGATCCCGTCAGAATATACGTAGAAGATGAATATGTACGTGCTGTCAGAGGCGGCGTAGGGTTTGCCAAAACCAGCGGGAATTACGCGGCCAGTCTTAAGGCACAGTCAAAAGCTGAAGAACTGGGCTTTGACCAGGTTCTGTGGCTGGATGGCGTAGAACATAAATATATTGAAGAAGTCGGCAGTATGAATATCTTTTTCAGAATAGGCGGAGAAGTATGGACGCCTGAATTAAATGGCAGCATTCTCCCGGGCGTGACCCGTGACTCGGTCCTCCGGCTGTTAAAGGAATGGGATATCCCTGTCAGAGAGCGGAAAATTTCAGTAAAGAAACTGTTTAAAAAAGCGGAGAAGCAGCAGCTGAAAGAAGTATTCGGTACAGGAACGGCTGCCGTCATCTCGCCGGTCGGATTTCTGAAATGGGAAGACCGCGTGATCAAGGTCAGTGACGGAAAGACCGGAAAACTGTCGAAAAAGTTATATGATGCCCTTACCGGCATCCAGACCGGCCGCCTCAAGGATAAGTTCGGATGGACTCAGGAAGTGAAAATCAGAGAAGAAGAGAAAAAAGAGCCAGAAGAGACTAAAGAGCCGGTTACTGAATAA
- a CDS encoding aminotransferase A — translation MEERVNGRVRAIQISGIRRFFNKVKDYPGAVSLTIGQPDFPTPEHVREAGKAAIDQNHTVYTANAGLPELRQAIAGYVAEKYDLHYHPENEIITTVGASEALDLSFRTLLEEGDEVILPGPAYPGYAAPITLAGGVPVYVDTRGTDFKMTAEQIREKLTERTKAVVLPYPSNPTGCVLTERELSAIADVLRERPVFVISDEIYSELIYGQKHVSIASFPGMKPKTLVINGLSKSHAMTGWRMGYVLADHPIAEQLIKVHQYGISCITSITQYAAIEALTAGKNDAEPMRQEYQRRLDYVMGRLRQMGMEVVRPSGAFYVFPSIKKFGLSSEDFALKLLEEEHLAAVPGSAFSSYGEGYLRLSYAYSMDILREGLDRLERFVTRLTG, via the coding sequence ATGGAAGAGAGAGTAAACGGGCGTGTCCGTGCCATACAGATCAGCGGGATCAGGCGCTTTTTCAACAAAGTGAAAGACTATCCCGGTGCGGTATCGCTGACGATCGGGCAGCCGGATTTCCCGACACCGGAACATGTCCGGGAGGCAGGCAAGGCGGCGATCGACCAGAATCATACCGTTTATACGGCAAATGCCGGTCTGCCGGAACTCCGTCAGGCTATTGCCGGTTACGTTGCGGAAAAATATGATCTGCATTACCATCCGGAGAATGAAATCATTACCACGGTTGGCGCGAGCGAGGCGCTTGATTTGTCCTTCCGTACCCTTCTGGAGGAGGGGGATGAAGTGATTCTGCCGGGACCGGCGTATCCGGGTTACGCTGCTCCGATTACGCTCGCAGGCGGCGTTCCGGTCTATGTCGATACACGCGGGACGGACTTTAAAATGACAGCCGAACAGATCAGGGAGAAACTGACAGAGCGTACGAAGGCCGTTGTGCTGCCTTACCCGTCCAACCCGACCGGCTGCGTGCTGACGGAGCGCGAGTTGTCAGCTATTGCCGATGTGCTGAGAGAAAGACCCGTCTTTGTCATTTCCGATGAAATATACAGTGAACTGATTTATGGTCAGAAACATGTCTCCATCGCCTCATTTCCGGGAATGAAGCCTAAGACGCTGGTGATCAACGGACTGTCCAAGTCACATGCGATGACCGGATGGCGTATGGGCTATGTGCTTGCCGACCATCCGATCGCTGAACAGTTGATCAAAGTTCATCAGTATGGGATTTCCTGCATTACAAGTATTACGCAATATGCCGCGATTGAGGCACTTACTGCCGGGAAAAATGACGCGGAGCCAATGAGACAGGAGTATCAGCGCCGTCTGGACTATGTCATGGGACGGCTGAGGCAAATGGGGATGGAAGTGGTCCGTCCGTCGGGGGCTTTTTATGTTTTCCCATCCATAAAGAAATTCGGCCTGTCTTCAGAAGATTTTGCTCTGAAATTGCTGGAAGAGGAACACCTGGCGGCCGTTCCCGGGAGTGCCTTTTCATCATATGGGGAAGGCTATCTGCGCCTGTCCTATGCGTATTCGATGGATATCCTTCGTGAAGGACTGGACCGGCTGGAACGATTTGTCACGAGGTTAACAGGCTGA
- a CDS encoding Hsp20/alpha crystallin family protein, with product MEEESHKEKHPIKKRPMEELESFFQRNPFGGVLKSIDEFFENHTLFQAGFPVRLYDTPDDWIVEAELPGVKRENIHIELHGSRIRLIVRDDVEMEARHKEKSTYAFERQFSHTERMIHLPYTIDKTRTHASFTNGILKIRGPKFPKTGHTLTIEP from the coding sequence ATGGAGGAAGAATCACATAAAGAAAAGCATCCGATAAAAAAACGTCCGATGGAAGAACTCGAATCCTTTTTCCAGCGGAATCCTTTTGGCGGTGTTCTGAAATCAATTGATGAATTTTTTGAGAACCATACGCTCTTTCAGGCCGGATTCCCGGTACGACTGTACGATACGCCGGACGACTGGATTGTGGAAGCGGAGCTGCCCGGCGTAAAACGTGAAAACATTCATATCGAGCTGCATGGAAGCCGCATCCGGCTGATCGTCCGGGATGATGTTGAGATGGAGGCCCGCCATAAAGAAAAGAGCACGTATGCATTCGAAAGGCAGTTCAGCCATACTGAACGTATGATCCATTTACCTTACACCATTGATAAAACCCGGACGCATGCCTCATTTACCAATGGTATTCTGAAAATACGGGGGCCTAAATTTCCAAAGACAGGTCATACATTAACGATTGAACCCTAA
- a CDS encoding isochorismatase family cysteine hydrolase, whose translation MKKTALLIIDMINPLQFQAGPLLLEGMCRITPQIASLKRRARAAGLPVIYINDNEGRWQSEKSHLIQRAQDGAAWNLVQQILPDPEDFFIIKPRHSGFYATPLQALLTELGTRTLILTGVAGNICVLFTANDAYMRGYQLFIPADCCASNVQEDNDFALKMMKNVLKADIRGQAQIDPADLLSKNPVT comes from the coding sequence ATGAAGAAAACAGCACTGCTGATTATCGATATGATCAATCCGCTCCAGTTTCAGGCGGGTCCTCTTTTACTTGAGGGCATGTGTCGTATTACGCCGCAGATTGCCTCATTAAAACGAAGAGCCAGAGCAGCGGGACTGCCTGTTATCTATATCAATGACAATGAGGGCAGGTGGCAGTCAGAAAAAAGTCACCTTATTCAACGTGCACAGGATGGGGCGGCCTGGAATCTGGTGCAGCAAATCTTACCGGATCCGGAAGATTTCTTCATTATCAAACCCAGACACTCCGGCTTTTATGCAACGCCTCTTCAGGCACTGCTGACTGAACTTGGCACGCGCACGCTGATCCTCACCGGTGTTGCCGGAAATATCTGTGTGCTGTTCACGGCTAATGACGCCTATATGCGCGGTTACCAGTTGTTTATTCCGGCCGATTGCTGCGCGTCAAACGTTCAGGAGGACAATGATTTTGCACTGAAGATGATGAAAAATGTCCTGAAAGCCGATATTCGCGGACAGGCGCAAATAGATCCGGCTGACCTCTTATCGAAAAATCCGGTGACATAG
- the recQ gene encoding DNA helicase RecQ: protein MDAALNVLKRYFGYDSFRKGQEKIISDLLAGRDTVAIMPTGGGKSVCYQIPAMLMPGAVLVISPLISLMKDQVDALKDIGIPAGFINSSLSHSETDERMAAAAAGRYKLLYIAPERLEQPVFVRMLKRMNLSLVAVDEAHCISQWGHDFRPSYRRIADLLDGLQPKPVVAALTATATPEVTADICHLLHIPESQVVATGFARDNLLFRVVRGQNRDAFLMDYLRKNSGQPGIIYAATRREVDRLYGQLHRRGVAAGRYHAGLSEKTRAENQERFLYDDISVLVATNAFGMGVNKSNVRYIIHYNMPRNIEAYYQEAGRAGRDDEKSDCILLFSPQDIRLQRFFIEQSDMDDVLKAKEFRKLDQMIGYCHAESCLQAYILRYFGEKNPAPCHHCGNCLDTREKADVTVTAQKVLSCVKRMRERYGKTMVAKVLAGASDQKLTRFRLDRLPTYGLMKDQTQRQISDFIDYLTGEQYLALRGGAYPTLCLTPRAVPVLKGERKVYKKARVRAEQLVVDDALFDQLKQVRKRLAGKEYVPPYIIFSDQSLREMSARLPATDHDFLMIRGVGQQKLEKYGRIFMEAIANFEAKTATPAKKGI, encoded by the coding sequence ATGGATGCGGCGCTTAATGTGCTGAAACGGTACTTTGGATACGACAGTTTCCGTAAAGGACAGGAAAAAATCATTTCAGATCTGCTGGCGGGCAGGGACACCGTTGCCATCATGCCGACCGGCGGCGGAAAGTCGGTCTGCTACCAGATTCCGGCCATGCTGATGCCCGGAGCAGTCCTGGTCATCTCGCCGTTGATTTCACTGATGAAGGATCAGGTGGACGCTTTAAAGGATATCGGCATTCCGGCGGGCTTTATCAACAGTTCACTGTCCCACAGCGAGACAGACGAGAGAATGGCAGCGGCAGCGGCGGGACGATACAAGCTGCTCTATATTGCGCCGGAGCGTCTGGAGCAGCCTGTATTTGTCCGAATGCTCAAGCGAATGAACCTGTCCCTTGTTGCCGTTGATGAGGCCCACTGCATCTCGCAATGGGGGCATGACTTTCGCCCGAGTTACCGCAGAATTGCCGATCTGCTGGACGGACTTCAGCCGAAGCCGGTCGTTGCCGCTCTGACCGCCACAGCGACGCCGGAAGTCACGGCCGACATCTGCCACCTGCTGCATATTCCCGAAAGTCAGGTTGTTGCGACAGGGTTTGCCCGTGACAATCTTTTGTTCAGGGTGGTCCGCGGTCAGAACCGGGATGCTTTTTTAATGGACTATCTGCGTAAGAATTCGGGTCAGCCCGGCATCATTTATGCGGCAACACGCCGGGAAGTGGACAGGCTGTATGGACAGCTGCACAGGCGTGGTGTAGCAGCAGGAAGGTATCACGCCGGACTTTCCGAGAAGACGCGGGCAGAAAACCAGGAGCGTTTTTTGTATGATGATATCAGCGTTCTGGTTGCGACAAACGCTTTTGGGATGGGTGTGAATAAAAGTAACGTCCGTTATATCATCCACTATAACATGCCACGCAATATTGAAGCCTATTATCAGGAGGCCGGCCGCGCCGGGCGTGATGACGAGAAAAGCGACTGCATCCTGCTCTTTTCCCCACAGGACATCCGCCTGCAGCGCTTTTTCATTGAACAGTCGGATATGGATGATGTCCTGAAAGCCAAAGAGTTCCGTAAACTGGATCAGATGATCGGCTACTGCCATGCTGAATCCTGTCTTCAGGCTTATATCCTTCGCTATTTCGGAGAAAAGAATCCGGCGCCCTGTCACCATTGCGGGAATTGTCTCGATACACGCGAGAAGGCTGATGTGACGGTGACAGCACAAAAGGTGCTTTCCTGCGTGAAAAGGATGCGCGAACGCTATGGAAAAACGATGGTCGCCAAAGTCCTTGCCGGCGCTTCCGATCAGAAGCTGACCCGGTTCCGGCTCGACCGGCTGCCAACTTATGGCCTCATGAAAGATCAGACGCAGAGACAGATCAGTGATTTCATCGATTATCTGACGGGTGAGCAGTATCTCGCTTTGCGGGGCGGGGCTTACCCGACGCTTTGTCTTACGCCGCGCGCGGTACCCGTCCTGAAAGGCGAAAGAAAGGTGTATAAGAAAGCTCGGGTTCGCGCCGAACAGCTTGTGGTCGATGATGCCCTGTTTGATCAGCTGAAACAGGTTCGTAAGAGGCTCGCCGGGAAAGAATACGTCCCTCCCTACATCATCTTCTCCGATCAGTCACTGCGTGAAATGAGTGCCCGCCTTCCGGCAACAGATCATGACTTTTTGATGATCAGGGGCGTCGGCCAGCAGAAGCTGGAGAAGTATGGACGCATATTTATGGAAGCCATTGCGAATTTTGAAGCGAAAACGGCCACTCCGGCGAAAAAAGGGATCTGA